One genomic window of Undibacterium cyanobacteriorum includes the following:
- the rplP gene encoding 50S ribosomal protein L16, with the protein MLQPARRKYRKEQKGRNKGISHERGTAVSFGEFGLKAVGRGRITARQIEAARRAMTRHIKRGGRIWIRIFPDKPISQKPAEVRMGNGKGNPEYYVAEIQPGKMLYEMDGVDESLAREAFRLAAAKLPLSTTFVVRQVGQ; encoded by the coding sequence ATGCTGCAACCAGCACGCAGAAAATATCGTAAGGAACAAAAAGGCCGCAACAAGGGTATCTCCCATGAACGCGGTACAGCAGTCTCTTTCGGTGAATTTGGTTTGAAAGCGGTTGGCCGTGGTCGCATTACTGCGCGCCAAATCGAAGCTGCACGTCGTGCTATGACTCGTCATATCAAACGTGGTGGCCGTATCTGGATCCGTATTTTCCCAGATAAACCAATTTCCCAAAAACCTGCTGAAGTTCGTATGGGTAATGGTAAGGGTAATCCTGAGTACTATGTTGCCGAGATTCAACCAGGCAAGATGTTGTACGAAATGGATGGCGTAGATGAATCTTTGGCACGTGAAGCATTCCGCTTGGCTGCTGCCAAACTGCCGCTCTCGACGACTTTCGTAGTGCGTCAAGTCGGTCAATAA
- the rpmC gene encoding 50S ribosomal protein L29, with translation MKVSELQGKDQAALTKELNELLKAQFSLRMQSATQQLTNTAQLKKVRRDIARVKTVMNQKDAK, from the coding sequence ATGAAAGTCTCTGAACTCCAAGGCAAAGATCAAGCAGCGTTGACTAAAGAATTGAACGAACTGTTGAAAGCTCAGTTTAGCTTGCGTATGCAAAGCGCTACACAACAACTGACTAACACAGCGCAGCTCAAAAAAGTACGCCGTGACATCGCCAGAGTTAAAACAGTCATGAATCAGAAGGATGCCAAATAA
- the rpsQ gene encoding 30S ribosomal protein S17, whose product MNDQVKVALKRTLIGKVVSDKMDKTVTVLVERHVKHPLYGKIIVRTAKYHAHDEANQAKAGDTVEIQEGRPISKTKAWTLTRVIQVAQVV is encoded by the coding sequence ATGAACGATCAAGTAAAAGTTGCACTGAAGCGCACATTGATTGGCAAAGTTGTTTCCGACAAGATGGACAAAACAGTGACAGTGTTGGTGGAACGTCACGTTAAACATCCTTTGTACGGTAAGATCATTGTTCGCACGGCTAAATACCATGCGCACGATGAAGCGAACCAAGCAAAAGCCGGCGACACCGTTGAGATTCAAGAAGGTCGTCCAATCTCTAAAACGAAGGCTTGGACTTTGACTCGTGTAATTCAAGTTGCTCAAGTCGTATAA